One Myxosarcina sp. GI1 genomic window carries:
- a CDS encoding response regulator, whose product MNRRILLIDDEETIQEVVQVGIEIEVGWQVEIASSGSEGINLAQTQQPDAILLDVMMPDMDGISTLSNLKANAKTRSIPVIFLTAKTQVAEKDRLQSLGVIDVITKPFNSMTLASQIARILHWEL is encoded by the coding sequence ATGAATAGACGAATTTTATTAATTGACGATGAAGAAACCATCCAAGAAGTAGTACAGGTGGGAATTGAAATTGAAGTTGGTTGGCAAGTGGAGATCGCTTCTTCGGGTTCGGAAGGAATTAACCTGGCGCAAACGCAACAACCCGATGCTATTCTCCTTGACGTAATGATGCCCGATATGGACGGTATTTCTACTCTGTCTAACTTGAAAGCCAATGCTAAAACGCGCTCGATTCCCGTAATTTTTTTGACTGCAAAAACACAAGTTGCCGAAAAAGATCGCTTGCAAAGCCTGGGTGTAATTGATGTAATTACCAAACCATTTAATTCGATGACCCTAGCCAGTCAAATTGCCAGAATACTGCACTGGGAACTCTAA